The proteins below are encoded in one region of Paracoccus methylovorus:
- a CDS encoding elements of external origin, with product MSRRQYAAHRGVSHTAVGKAISSGRISLEPDGSIDPVTADRQWDAQTDPAKQRGAHARALGTATAAGTARASAATRPVPRAAIESVGETLREAGADPDPSAGGEVSFLRARMANEVLKAQTAKVKLARMKGELVDRARTTSMVFDLARRERDAWQNWPARVAANMAADLGVDAHRMEQVLDNYLRQYLADLAEVKIDLR from the coding sequence ATGTCGCGCCGTCAATATGCTGCGCATCGCGGCGTCAGCCACACGGCGGTGGGCAAGGCAATCTCCTCGGGGCGCATCAGTCTCGAGCCGGATGGCAGCATCGATCCGGTGACGGCCGACCGGCAATGGGACGCGCAGACCGACCCGGCCAAGCAGCGCGGCGCTCATGCGCGGGCGCTGGGGACCGCCACGGCGGCCGGCACCGCGCGCGCCAGCGCCGCGACCAGGCCGGTGCCGCGCGCCGCCATCGAGTCGGTGGGCGAGACCCTGCGCGAGGCCGGCGCCGATCCCGATCCCAGCGCGGGCGGCGAGGTGTCGTTCCTGCGCGCGCGGATGGCCAATGAGGTGCTGAAGGCGCAGACCGCCAAGGTCAAGCTCGCCAGGATGAAGGGCGAGCTGGTCGACCGGGCGCGCACCACCTCCATGGTCTTCGACCTGGCCCGGCGCGAACGCGACGCCTGGCAGAACTGGCCGGCCCGTGTGGCCGCCAACATGGCCGCCGATCTGGGCGTCGATGCCCATCGGATGGAGCAGGTTCTGGACAATTACCTGCGCCAGTACCTGGCCGATCTTGCGGAGGTGAAGATTGACTTACGATGA
- a CDS encoding phage terminase large subunit family protein, producing MALADFEGAEDIRNAWLAGLAPDPALTVSQWADRHRILSSRAASEAGPYRTARTPFMRAIMDALSPASPARRVVFQKAAQVGATEGGNNWVGFCIHRAPGPFLAVQPTVDLAKRLSQQRIDPLIEESPELRALVMPSRSKDSGNTILGKRFPGGQLILTGANSAVGLRSMPARWVFLDEVDAYPGDLDGEGDPIALAEARTISFGHRSKLFLASTPTVKGLSRIEREYELSDQQRYHVPCPHCGSLQWLKFERLRWQPGRPETARYVCEHCDEPIAERHKTEMMDEANGATWMPTAEPEMLERAQAAGIAGYHISGLYSPLGWLSWSKIAQDWEQAVGNEAALKTLKNTVLGETWQERGEAPDWQRLYERREDWHLGEVPQRALILTAGADVQRDRIEIDVWGWGENLESWLVDHVVLEGDTAREEVWDDLTGFLAETWPHAGGARMALARMAIDTGDGATTDAVYGWCRKMGHGQVIAIKGVGGFDRSTPVDGPSYVDVTEGGRKFRRGVRLWKVAGAVFKSETYRLLRLVAPTDEDMANGSGWPAGFVHIPKGTTAEWTKQLTAEQLMTITTRQGFQKLEWQQTRDRNEALDCRVYARACAWLMGMDRWDGAKWDDLRAQLMPGTSDARPAGQPHRQPLKPPPPRPSGWLGKRQRGSWF from the coding sequence GTGGCGCTGGCTGACTTCGAGGGCGCCGAGGATATCCGCAACGCCTGGCTGGCCGGTCTGGCGCCGGACCCGGCGCTGACGGTCAGCCAATGGGCGGATCGGCACCGGATCCTGTCGTCGCGCGCGGCAAGCGAGGCCGGTCCCTATCGCACCGCCCGCACGCCCTTCATGCGCGCGATCATGGATGCGCTGTCTCCGGCCAGTCCGGCGCGACGGGTGGTGTTCCAGAAAGCTGCGCAGGTGGGCGCGACCGAAGGCGGTAACAACTGGGTCGGCTTCTGCATCCACCGCGCGCCGGGGCCGTTTCTGGCGGTCCAGCCGACCGTCGATCTGGCAAAACGCCTGTCGCAGCAGCGGATCGACCCGCTGATCGAGGAAAGCCCGGAACTGCGGGCGCTGGTGATGCCGTCGCGGTCGAAGGACAGCGGCAACACTATCCTCGGCAAGCGGTTTCCGGGTGGGCAGTTGATCCTGACCGGCGCGAACAGCGCCGTCGGCCTGCGCTCGATGCCGGCGCGCTGGGTGTTTCTCGATGAGGTGGATGCCTATCCGGGCGACCTCGATGGCGAGGGCGATCCCATCGCGCTGGCCGAGGCGCGCACGATCAGCTTCGGGCATCGGAGCAAGTTGTTTCTGGCCTCCACGCCCACCGTGAAAGGCCTCTCGCGGATCGAGCGGGAATACGAGCTGTCCGATCAGCAGCGATACCATGTCCCCTGCCCGCATTGCGGCAGCCTGCAATGGCTGAAGTTCGAACGCCTGCGCTGGCAGCCGGGCCGGCCGGAAACGGCGCGTTATGTCTGCGAACACTGTGATGAACCCATCGCCGAGCGCCACAAGACCGAGATGATGGACGAGGCGAATGGCGCGACATGGATGCCGACCGCCGAGCCGGAGATGCTGGAGCGGGCGCAGGCGGCGGGGATCGCTGGATATCACATCAGCGGCCTCTATTCGCCGCTGGGCTGGCTCAGCTGGTCCAAGATCGCGCAGGATTGGGAGCAGGCGGTCGGCAACGAGGCCGCGCTGAAGACGCTGAAGAACACGGTGCTGGGCGAGACCTGGCAGGAACGCGGCGAGGCCCCGGACTGGCAGCGCCTTTATGAGCGGCGCGAGGATTGGCATCTGGGGGAGGTGCCGCAGCGCGCGCTGATCCTGACGGCCGGCGCGGATGTGCAGCGCGACCGGATCGAGATCGACGTCTGGGGCTGGGGCGAGAACCTTGAATCCTGGCTGGTCGATCATGTGGTGCTGGAAGGCGACACGGCCCGCGAGGAGGTCTGGGACGATCTGACCGGGTTTCTGGCCGAGACCTGGCCCCATGCTGGCGGCGCGCGCATGGCGCTGGCCCGGATGGCCATCGACACCGGCGACGGCGCGACCACGGATGCGGTCTATGGCTGGTGCCGGAAGATGGGCCACGGCCAGGTGATCGCGATCAAGGGCGTCGGCGGCTTTGACCGCTCCACCCCGGTGGACGGCCCGAGCTATGTCGATGTGACCGAGGGCGGGCGCAAGTTCCGGCGCGGGGTGCGGCTGTGGAAGGTCGCAGGCGCAGTGTTCAAATCCGAGACCTATCGTCTTCTGCGGCTTGTCGCGCCGACAGACGAGGACATGGCCAACGGCAGCGGCTGGCCGGCCGGTTTCGTGCATATCCCGAAGGGCACTACCGCGGAATGGACCAAGCAACTGACCGCCGAGCAGCTGATGACCATCACGACCCGGCAGGGGTTCCAGAAGCTGGAATGGCAGCAGACCCGCGACCGCAACGAGGCGCTGGACTGCCGGGTCTATGCCCGCGCCTGCGCCTGGCTGATGGGCATGGACCGCTGGGACGGCGCCAAATGGGACGATCTGCGCGCGCAGCTCATGCCCGGCACGAGTGATGCGCGCCCGGCCGGGCAACCGCATCGTCAACCGTTGAAACCGCCGCCGCCCCGCCCGTCGGGCTGGCTGGGCAAGAGACAAAGAGGAAGCTGGTTCTGA
- a CDS encoding DUF3489 domain-containing protein, translated as MTPLSETQSLILSRAAARPGNLALPLPDSLRGGAAAKVVEALLAKGLVEEVEANIRRSEPLWRETGDGHGTTLLATEAGLAAVGIEPLVAGAIAGARRGRMEREAAAAAAPEAQTPATTRAGTKQAALIARLQRPEGASVAEAAAALSWQPHTVRGAISGALKKRLGLTILAEKIDGRGTVYRIATEG; from the coding sequence GTGACCCCGCTTTCCGAAACCCAGAGCCTGATCCTCAGCCGTGCCGCCGCGCGCCCCGGCAATCTGGCGCTGCCCTTGCCCGACAGCCTGCGCGGCGGTGCCGCCGCCAAGGTGGTGGAGGCGCTGCTTGCCAAGGGCCTCGTCGAGGAGGTCGAGGCCAATATTCGCCGCAGCGAGCCGCTCTGGCGCGAGACCGGCGATGGTCATGGCACCACGCTGCTTGCCACCGAGGCCGGGCTTGCCGCCGTCGGCATCGAGCCGCTGGTGGCAGGCGCCATCGCCGGGGCAAGGCGCGGGCGGATGGAGCGGGAAGCGGCCGCTGCGGCTGCGCCCGAGGCCCAAACGCCCGCGACCACCCGCGCCGGCACCAAACAGGCGGCGTTGATCGCGCGGCTGCAGCGACCCGAGGGCGCGAGTGTTGCAGAGGCGGCGGCCGCCCTTTCGTGGCAACCCCACACTGTGCGCGGCGCCATTTCCGGGGCCCTGAAAAAGCGGCTCGGGCTGACCATTCTTGCAGAGAAAATCGACGGGCGCGGGACCGTTTACCGCATTGCCACGGAGGGCTGA